A region from the Drosophila bipectinata strain 14024-0381.07 chromosome 3R, DbipHiC1v2, whole genome shotgun sequence genome encodes:
- the LOC108128729 gene encoding transmembrane protein 47 isoform X2 yields MAPTTTIETITITRPLKVIAFICGVIVVVLMIMALASTDWLMAADWRQGLFVHCIEDDSVAPLPFNIQDPPGCYWTRDIGYIKATAALCIITLVTDVIATVLTGLGLKTQNHNLKYKFYRIAVLVMLVSLLAVLSALIVYPVCFAGELSLGNRRVWEFGWAYGVGWGAAIFLFGAVVLLLCDKESEEIYYKERKIVHENQMRA; encoded by the exons ATGGCACCGACGACCACGATCGAGACCATCACAATCACCCGGCCACTAAAG GTGATTGCATTTATCTGCGGCGTCATCGTGGTGGTGCTGATGATCATGGCCCTGGCATCCACAGACTGGCTGATGGCCGCCGACTGGCGGCAAGGCCTCTTTGTGCACTGCATCGAGGACGATTCGGTGGCTCCCTTGCCGTTTAACATTCAGGATCCACCAGGATGCTACTGGACTCGCGATATAG GATATATCAAGGCCACAGCAGCTCTATGCATCATCACGCTGGTAACGGATGTCATTGCCACAGTACTGACCGGTCTGGGCCTCAAAACGCAGAATCACAATCTAAAGTATAAGTTTTATCGCATAGCGGTACTGGTTATGCTCGTGTCCT TGCTGGCCGTGCTCTCTGCTTTGATCGTATATCCTGTATGCTTTGCCGGCGAGCTCTCATTGG GCAATCGAAGAGTATGGGAATTCGGTTGGGCTTATGGCGTCGGCTGGGGAGCAGCCATCTTCCTGTTCGGGGCCGTGGTCCTGCTTCTCTGCGATAAGGAATCGGAGGAGATCTACTATAAGGAGAGGAAGATCGTACATGAAAACCAAATGCGCGCCTAG